Proteins co-encoded in one Pleurodeles waltl isolate 20211129_DDA chromosome 1_2, aPleWal1.hap1.20221129, whole genome shotgun sequence genomic window:
- the LOC138256922 gene encoding RNA-binding protein 25-like: MRRAMERDGERRAMERDGERRAMERDGERRAMERDEEREGERRAMERDEERAGERRAMERDERRAMERDEERDGERREMRGEMERGERWREERDEGRDGERREMERGERWRERWRESYGERAMERELWRESYGERAMERELWRESYGERAMERGERWREESYGEMERGGERCGEIN; encoded by the coding sequence ATGAGGAGAGCTatggagagagatggagagaggagAGCTatggagagagatggagagaggagAGCTatggagagagatggagagaggagAGCTATGGAGAGAGatgaggagagagaaggagagaggagagCTATGGAGAGAGATGAGGAGAGAGCTGGAGAGAGGAGAGCTATGGAGAGAGATGAGAGGAGAGCTATGGAGAGAGAtgaggagagagatggagagaggagagagatgaggggagagatggagagaggagagagatggagagaggagagagatgaggggagagatggagagaggagagagatggagagaggagagagatggagagagagatggagagagagctaTGGAGAGAGAGCTATGGAGAGAGAGCTATGGAGAGAGAGCTATGGAGAGAGAGCTATGGAGAGAGAGCTATGGAGAGAGAGCTATGGAGAGAGAGCTATGGAGAGAGGAGAGCGATGGAGAGAGGAGAGCTATGGGGAGatggagagaggaggggagagatgTGGAGAGATAAACTAA